In the Leptospira sp. WS4.C2 genome, one interval contains:
- the pgk gene encoding phosphoglycerate kinase, with the protein MKLPLLEEQNLKGKRVFVRVDFNVPVENGKATDRTRIEKTLPTLELLISKGAKLVLGSHLGRPKGGPEAKYSMKPVFDVLSELVKTKVSFSESVIGPDVVKMTNALGEGEILLLENLRFHKEEEENAAGFCKELAKLADVYVNDAFGTAHRAHASTEGVAHLLPAFAGLLMRKEIEVLSSLLAKPERPFVAIVGGSKVSSKFAILKNLLEKVDHLLIGGGMAYTFLKSRAVPVGKSLVEPEFESQAFQLIDRAGIQGVDLQIPVDHIIADAFDPNAKTKSVDKMGILDGWMGMDIGPKTIDNYVKAIKEAKTILWNGPMGVFEMDKFSKGTIEIAKAISKSKAKTVVGGGDSIAAVNKAGVADKITHISTGGGASLEFLEGRALPGVQCLLPKEEK; encoded by the coding sequence ATGAAATTACCTCTTCTAGAAGAACAAAATCTAAAAGGAAAACGAGTTTTTGTTCGTGTGGACTTCAATGTCCCTGTCGAAAACGGCAAGGCAACGGACAGAACTAGGATTGAAAAAACCCTTCCTACTTTGGAATTACTCATATCCAAAGGAGCAAAACTCGTTCTCGGAAGTCACTTAGGTCGCCCCAAAGGCGGCCCTGAGGCCAAATATTCCATGAAACCGGTGTTTGATGTTCTTTCTGAACTTGTCAAAACCAAAGTCAGTTTCTCGGAATCTGTGATTGGCCCAGACGTGGTAAAGATGACGAATGCCCTGGGAGAAGGAGAAATCCTCCTTTTAGAAAATCTTCGTTTCCATAAAGAAGAAGAGGAAAATGCTGCTGGTTTCTGCAAAGAACTGGCCAAACTGGCAGATGTTTATGTGAACGATGCCTTCGGAACTGCTCACCGTGCCCATGCCTCCACAGAAGGTGTGGCCCACCTACTTCCGGCATTTGCGGGTCTCCTCATGCGAAAAGAAATCGAAGTTTTGAGTAGTCTACTTGCCAAACCGGAACGTCCTTTTGTGGCCATCGTTGGTGGTTCCAAAGTGAGTTCTAAATTTGCTATTTTAAAAAATCTCCTCGAGAAGGTAGACCACCTCCTCATTGGCGGGGGAATGGCTTATACCTTCCTCAAATCCAGAGCCGTTCCCGTGGGAAAATCCCTTGTGGAACCTGAGTTTGAATCCCAAGCCTTCCAACTGATTGACCGTGCTGGAATCCAAGGGGTTGACCTCCAAATCCCCGTGGACCATATCATTGCCGATGCTTTTGATCCCAACGCCAAAACCAAATCCGTAGACAAAATGGGAATTTTAGATGGTTGGATGGGAATGGACATCGGGCCTAAAACCATCGACAATTATGTAAAGGCAATCAAAGAAGCTAAAACCATTCTCTGGAACGGGCCTATGGGTGTATTTGAGATGGATAAGTTCTCCAAAGGGACCATCGAAATTGCCAAAGCCATCAGTAAATCCAAAGCAAAAACCGTTGTGGGTGGTGGGGACTCGATTGCCGCTGTGAACAAAGCAGGTGTGGCCGACAAAATCACTCATATTTCTACCGGTGGTGGTGCCTCCTTAGAATTTTTAGAAGGACGTGCCCTTCCTGGTGTACAATGTTTACTCCCTAAGGAAGAAAAATAA
- a CDS encoding nicotinamide-nucleotide amidohydrolase family protein, whose protein sequence is METPYIVIISTGSEITAGRSLDTNSGWMANQLFELGWKVKKFIGLPDDPDLILSELQHLKHLAETRPVLVLMTGGLGPTEDDYTLETVLKLNGKKSYSVEKAKIRLQRIYESRGKQYSDILPTVLRQTRVPEDCKTLDNTVGIAVGFVEPIGTDSYLVCMPGVPSEMKEMFSRRLVPELKRIYPRENLVQRTKWLWNIGESLYQKDFVETHRDELFQNVEWGVTANRGYIKCIFQSTDSKNLDTIIQRLEAQYPKIISDDVFAFVHEHLISEKLTIAVGESCTGGLLGKKLTDFPGSSSYFIGGFLTYSNEMKKSLLGVPGDTLDQFGAVSKETAEAMAEGISEKTKADYCISITGIAGPDGGTESKPVGTVWIGLKTPDGPIQSQSYHFPGNREGIRENASNTALFLLYQSLKQRNV, encoded by the coding sequence ATGGAAACACCATACATCGTCATTATTTCGACTGGTTCGGAAATTACCGCTGGTCGTAGTTTGGACACAAACTCTGGTTGGATGGCAAACCAACTCTTTGAACTTGGTTGGAAAGTAAAAAAGTTTATCGGTCTTCCTGACGATCCAGATCTCATTCTTTCTGAACTACAACACTTGAAACATTTGGCAGAAACAAGACCTGTCCTTGTCCTCATGACAGGTGGCCTTGGCCCCACAGAAGACGATTACACTTTAGAAACAGTTTTAAAACTGAATGGAAAAAAATCTTATTCGGTAGAAAAAGCTAAGATCCGTTTGCAACGTATTTATGAATCTAGGGGAAAACAATACAGTGATATCTTACCTACAGTCCTTCGCCAAACCCGTGTTCCTGAAGACTGTAAAACTTTAGACAATACAGTAGGCATTGCCGTTGGGTTTGTGGAACCGATCGGGACAGATTCCTATTTGGTTTGTATGCCAGGGGTTCCTTCCGAAATGAAGGAGATGTTTAGCCGTCGGCTCGTGCCAGAACTCAAACGAATTTATCCTCGTGAAAATTTAGTCCAAAGAACCAAGTGGTTGTGGAATATCGGGGAATCTTTATACCAAAAAGATTTTGTGGAAACCCATAGGGATGAACTTTTCCAAAATGTTGAGTGGGGAGTGACCGCAAACCGAGGTTATATTAAATGTATTTTTCAATCTACCGATTCTAAAAACTTGGACACAATCATCCAGAGGTTAGAAGCGCAGTATCCTAAGATTATTTCTGATGATGTTTTCGCATTCGTTCATGAACATTTGATTTCTGAAAAGTTGACAATTGCTGTGGGAGAAAGTTGCACGGGTGGTTTACTTGGAAAAAAATTAACCGACTTCCCGGGATCTAGTTCCTACTTTATAGGTGGATTTTTAACTTATTCAAATGAGATGAAAAAATCTTTGTTAGGTGTTCCGGGAGATACTTTAGACCAGTTTGGTGCTGTTAGTAAAGAAACAGCGGAAGCCATGGCAGAAGGGATTTCTGAAAAAACAAAAGCCGATTATTGCATTTCTATCACTGGGATTGCGGGGCCAGATGGGGGAACTGAGTCAAAGCCTGTGGGAACCGTTTGGATCGGTTTAAAAACTCCAGATGGCCCTATCCAATCACAGTCCTATCATTTTCCTGGAAACCGAGAAGGAATTCGAGAAAATGCGAGTAACACTGCCTTATTTTTATTATACCAATCATTAAAACAAAGGAACGTTTAA
- the tpiA gene encoding triose-phosphate isomerase: MRKKIIAGNWKMNLTLAEAVTITKGLVSASDASPHEVMVFPSALHLESVSQIARGSKLIVGAQNAYQSGLTAMTGEISPVQLAELGITTVLVGHSERRQFLGETSEFDNEKISYFLKAGLRVVYCVGETWAEREKGNTFTVLEDQIKKGLKDITSDLFANLVIAYEPVWAIGTGKVATPVEAEEAHAFIRKEIGNLFVGASAIAEKIQILYGGSVKPDNIKDLLTKPNIDGGLVGGASQKLDSFLGLLK; this comes from the coding sequence ATGAGAAAGAAAATCATTGCTGGGAATTGGAAGATGAATTTGACTTTGGCGGAAGCCGTTACCATCACCAAAGGTTTGGTATCTGCCAGCGACGCTTCTCCTCATGAAGTGATGGTTTTCCCAAGTGCTTTGCACTTGGAGTCTGTCTCGCAAATTGCAAGAGGATCCAAACTGATTGTCGGGGCACAAAATGCCTACCAATCTGGACTCACTGCAATGACGGGTGAAATTTCACCCGTGCAACTTGCCGAGCTTGGTATCACAACCGTTCTTGTAGGTCACTCTGAAAGACGCCAATTTCTTGGGGAAACTTCAGAATTTGATAACGAGAAAATATCATACTTTTTAAAAGCGGGACTTCGCGTGGTATACTGCGTAGGGGAAACCTGGGCAGAAAGAGAAAAAGGAAACACCTTTACTGTCTTAGAGGACCAAATCAAAAAAGGACTCAAAGACATTACAAGTGACCTATTTGCAAACCTTGTCATTGCCTATGAGCCTGTTTGGGCCATAGGAACAGGAAAGGTGGCAACACCAGTAGAAGCAGAAGAAGCACATGCCTTTATCCGTAAGGAAATTGGTAATTTATTTGTAGGTGCCAGTGCGATCGCTGAGAAAATTCAAATTCTCTATGGTGGTTCGGTAAAACCGGACAATATTAAAGATCTACTCACCAAACCAAACATAGACGGTGGCCTCGTAGGAGGAGCCAGTCAAAAATTAGATTCATTTTTAGGACTTTTGAAATAA
- the secG gene encoding preprotein translocase subunit SecG: MGFFAGTILTLFILLSLFLILLVMIQTGKGGSAGMLGGSTASQSVFGASTADVMTKTTRVAAILFIVLSLALSFVFAKKDEVLVPDLEPSLEAPVETDGTPSEVPAPTTP, from the coding sequence ATGGGATTTTTTGCAGGAACCATCCTCACACTTTTTATTCTACTTTCACTCTTTCTGATCCTTCTTGTCATGATCCAAACTGGAAAAGGCGGAAGTGCAGGAATGTTAGGCGGATCGACCGCAAGCCAATCAGTATTTGGAGCATCCACTGCTGATGTGATGACAAAAACCACAAGAGTAGCAGCGATTCTTTTCATCGTTCTCTCTTTGGCACTATCCTTTGTATTCGCTAAAAAAGACGAAGTTTTAGTTCCCGATCTAGAACCAAGTTTAGAAGCTCCGGTAGAAACTGATGGAACACCTTCCGAAGTACCGGCTCCTACTACTCCTTAA
- a CDS encoding sensor histidine kinase, translated as MSEITPNSDSASVEKVAEKARELEAIYDVVQDPLVLIDSDFNIQRANLATILFAKNNKYDELLDRKCYEVLYQRSDICPYCPKINVKPKDKNHTYSTPITREIFFRSEDKKQTLLLEFYPYPKQEDLFWMVEKISDVTKQRDKEEESFRMRNLASLGILISGIAHELNNPLTGISLTLQNLKANWQNQPPEQIEKRLDMIKNDVSRAAIIVSDIISFAKTDKVKVTLGDIVETINRAKDTVIRLYPHLSKNIVWRISCDHEYQFPFHPGKMERLFMNLFRNSLQAFDYRPGEISIELRKTKNWLHIIVEDNAGGIPDAIIQKIFDPFFTSNKSGTGTGLGLSICHSIVKEHDGNISVKSVEQKTRFTISFPLTNDITEQNP; from the coding sequence TTGTCTGAGATTACTCCAAATAGTGACTCTGCATCTGTTGAGAAAGTAGCAGAAAAAGCACGGGAGCTTGAGGCCATTTATGATGTGGTGCAGGACCCACTAGTTCTCATTGATTCGGATTTTAATATCCAAAGAGCAAACCTTGCCACCATTCTCTTTGCCAAAAACAATAAATACGATGAACTTCTTGATCGTAAATGTTATGAAGTTTTGTACCAACGTAGTGACATCTGCCCTTATTGTCCAAAAATCAACGTCAAACCAAAAGATAAAAATCATACCTATTCCACTCCCATCACGAGAGAGATCTTTTTTCGTTCGGAAGACAAAAAACAGACTCTCCTACTCGAATTCTATCCCTATCCCAAACAAGAAGACCTATTCTGGATGGTGGAAAAAATCTCTGATGTTACTAAACAAAGAGACAAAGAAGAAGAATCATTTCGGATGCGGAACCTTGCCTCTCTTGGAATTTTAATTTCCGGGATTGCCCATGAATTAAATAATCCGCTAACAGGGATTAGTTTAACGTTACAGAATCTAAAAGCAAATTGGCAAAATCAACCACCGGAACAAATTGAAAAACGATTGGATATGATTAAAAACGATGTATCAAGAGCTGCTATTATTGTCTCCGATATCATCTCTTTTGCAAAAACAGATAAAGTGAAAGTGACACTCGGAGATATTGTAGAAACCATCAACCGCGCCAAGGATACAGTGATTCGTCTGTATCCCCATTTGAGTAAAAATATTGTTTGGCGAATTTCCTGTGATCATGAATACCAATTTCCTTTTCATCCAGGAAAGATGGAACGTTTGTTTATGAATTTATTTCGAAACTCATTGCAAGCATTCGATTATAGGCCGGGAGAGATCTCGATTGAACTAAGAAAAACAAAAAACTGGCTCCATATCATTGTGGAAGACAATGCCGGTGGAATTCCAGATGCCATCATCCAAAAGATTTTTGATCCCTTTTTCACTAGTAATAAATCAGGAACAGGAACGGGGCTTGGACTCTCCATTTGTCATTCGATTGTGAAAGAACATGATGGTAATATTTCAGTGAAGTCCGTAGAACAAAAAACCCGTTTTACAATTTCCTTTCCTCTCACCAACGATATCACGGAGCAAAATCCATGA
- a CDS encoding response regulator transcription factor: MKQSILIVEDIHSIREAIIDLLSTKYNVFGAEHFEEAVWYLTNEKIDLTITDIRLPGKSGIDLVKLIQKEFPHVLYALMTAYNINEYIKYAKDLHIWNIIPKYSFLDIHLIEVMVEKLLSNDIFGIEKYFSSDFKVYSENINSEFEDAPNNGIIYKQIKSDQDRSILCGKISKNLIQLGAPKAIQQVLEELTSNAMIRAPRTHEGEYKYQFEIPSHDMVVPLDNIQLMPDDYFLIGYGATESTIFIVVRDQFGSLRKEEILHRLDRHISIDDSTGFPKGLEDSHGRGLYICREISDQLIFNIEPGVCTETIAMINREGRTGFKSLSIYEVDPKPKPN, from the coding sequence ATGAAACAGTCAATCCTAATTGTTGAAGACATCCATTCCATTCGCGAAGCGATTATTGATTTACTAAGCACAAAATATAATGTTTTTGGTGCCGAACATTTTGAGGAAGCGGTTTGGTATTTAACTAACGAAAAAATTGACTTAACCATAACGGATATCCGCCTTCCCGGTAAATCAGGGATTGACCTTGTCAAACTCATTCAAAAAGAATTTCCGCATGTACTCTACGCATTGATGACAGCTTACAATATCAATGAATACATTAAATATGCAAAAGACCTCCATATTTGGAACATCATACCTAAATATAGTTTTTTGGATATCCATCTAATCGAGGTAATGGTAGAAAAACTTCTTTCGAATGACATCTTCGGTATTGAAAAATACTTCAGTAGCGACTTTAAAGTTTATAGTGAAAATATAAATAGTGAATTTGAAGATGCACCAAATAACGGAATCATTTACAAACAAATCAAATCAGACCAAGACAGATCCATCCTCTGTGGAAAAATTTCGAAAAATCTAATCCAGTTGGGAGCACCGAAAGCCATCCAACAAGTGTTAGAAGAACTCACTTCGAATGCGATGATACGTGCTCCTCGCACACACGAAGGGGAATACAAATACCAATTCGAAATTCCAAGCCATGACATGGTAGTCCCCTTGGATAATATCCAACTGATGCCGGATGACTATTTTTTAATTGGCTATGGTGCCACTGAAAGTACAATCTTTATTGTAGTTCGCGATCAATTTGGTTCTCTTCGAAAAGAAGAAATTTTACATAGGTTAGACCGACATATTAGTATTGATGATTCTACCGGTTTTCCTAAAGGACTAGAGGATAGTCATGGTCGTGGATTATATATTTGTCGGGAGATCTCAGACCAACTCATCTTCAATATTGAACCAGGAGTTTGTACAGAAACCATTGCGATGATCAACCGAGAAGGACGGACTGGTTTCAAATCACTCTCTATTTATGAAGTGGACCCAAAACCTAAACCTAATTAA